Sequence from the Acomys russatus chromosome 12, mAcoRus1.1, whole genome shotgun sequence genome:
TTAACCAGATTTCCTTTAAGCATTTGCCTTTCCAATTGTTCAGACCCAGGGGTGAGTCTAGGTcattccctcctcccagatgttGCTTGTGGAATGGGCTGTTGAGACTTAAGGATGTCTGTTAtttgctcctccccctccctcccattttcatttttcttgcagGGTTGTGGGGGGTTGTGAGAACCCAGGAGGTTCTTGTACATTGCTCTGCTGGGCGTGTCTGGTCCTCACAACTGAATCGGTcacctcagtttttaaaaaatgaagacttaAAGCTGAAGGGCAGACAAGTTTAGAGTTTTGTCTGATACTTGAGATCTTTTATATCCCTCTTGCTCTATAAGTACTTAAGGGGACAAGAGAAGGGCTGCAAGGTGGCCACTGTGTCCTGTGAGCAGCAAGGCTCCATCCTCTGCTTGGACCATGGCCCATGTTTGAAAGCAGCCTAACCAGATGCCCTTGTCCATCTTCTATTTATgaacaagcccctcccccacccgtggctctagggattgaacccaggacttcacaaATGACTAGCGATGGACAAGGGtgctaccaactgaactacacacTCAGCCTCTCCAGATGAGCCTCGATTCTAGCCAGATGGCAAGAACCCGGAAGAGAGAGCTTGTGAAATTTACTGTATTCTTTTCTATGTCTTCTCTAAGTCAAAAGCCACTAGCTACTTTGTTGATAGGAAGTTGCCATCACTGTATATTTTATAGTACTGTTATGTTGTCAAACGGGCCTGTCCCTTAGAAGAAGATGGGAAGAAAGGCCAGCGAATCTTATCCAAGTAATGAGTGGCCTGGGagtcagatttatttatttatttatttatttattttggtttttcaagacagggtttctttgtgtagccttggctgtcctgcactcgctttgtagaccaggctggcctcaaactcacagtgatctgcctgcccctgcctcctgagtgctaggattaaagcctgGGCAGGAGtcagaattcttttcttttctttctttttttttggttgttgttgttgtttcgagacagggtttctctgtgtagccttggctgtcctgggctcactttttaagaccaggctggcctcgaactcacggagttccgcctgcctctgcctctcaagtactgggattaaaggcgtgtgccaccactgcccaacggCTGGAAGTCAGATTTCTTAAGGCCATAAAAGTCAGCACCTGAGCTCTGCCTCAGGGATTTTCCCGGTAGAAGCAATGTAAATCTGAGAAAGCAGAAATAGCTTTTAGAAAGGCCTGTCCTAGTAGGAAATCGAAAATATAGAAAGGAGAAATCTTTTCGGCTCTTAACGCTAAGTCACTATCCCAAGGTTACATAGGGTCGTCCGGTGTGCTCCACCGCAGCAGTCAGGCGGTCGTGGTTAGAGCTCACTAATAGTGACGGCGCAAATGACGGAGCTACTGACCAGCGGTGGCCGGTGAGAGGTGGCAGATTCTCGCGTCAGCCCTCACAGATTGGCTACTCGGCTCCGCGCTGCGGAACAGTTTACAGGATCGGCACCCTGGGGCTCAGGCTCTGTAGTTCTCGGTCCTCGGCCTCCCACAGGTGTGGGCGAAAGCCTGTCATCTCGGCCGGGGACCAACAGGTGGCGGTCTGCTCTAAGGGGGTCTCGGACGACCAGCTCCCAAAACCCAGCTCGCCTGAGCCCGAGAGGCTACGCTGGGAAGACCCCGGAGAAGGCCCGGGACAGCCTCTTCTAAAGGATTGTTTGAACCTCATCCGCCCTAAATCGGAACTCCTGCACTATGGGCGTCCGCATTACGCAGGTGCAGTCGAGACACGccctgccaccacaccctgcgTCCCTGCTTCGGGCCTTCGGAATTCGGGACTCAAAACTAGGAACGAAAATGGGCCGCTGCTTCTAACCCAAACCCGACAGGTGAGGGAAATCTGGCGTGGCAGTGGGTGGGGATCCGACTTGGCTTCACTAGTGGCTACCTACCCTGAGGTGGGTGTAGTTTTTAGACCACCCCGCCCCATGGTGGGCGGGCTGAGTGCGCGGGTCCCGCCTCCTGCCTATAAGAGAGGTGCGGCACTGCAGTTCCGCAGATCTCACCGAGACCCGTGACCCCGACTCTACGTGAGACGCACAACCTAGACTCATCATGGTGAGTGAGGCCCCCACCGAGATCTCTCTGATCCTGTAAATAAATGCCCCCGCTCCTTTGGGGGAACCTTTCTCTAGAGATGCTGAGGACCCTTTCCTTAGCATTCCTAGTCTCCAGGAGATGCAGGAGTTTTgcacttcccccacccctcctggtGACTTTGGCCTAGTGTACTGTCCACCTTCAGAGCCTGGGAACTGGGAGAGGGTGCTTCTTCACCAGCAGAGAGGAGCCCTCATGTAGTGCCTTCCTGCCGTATAAAAGCGTCTGTGCCCCAACCCTCCAGAGGGGAGTCACGCGGTCCTGCACCCAGTCCTCTCTCCTCCGGCGGCAGAAGACCTGCATGGTTGCCCCTGGCTGCCCCCTTCACCTTTCCCTACTCCCTGAATCCCGGGAACTGCTTGAACACGTGCTTAGCGCCGGCTGGTGGAAGGGGTTACTTGGTACTGCACCCCATTTTCCGCTGTGTGCCTCTTTCCCACCTACACCCCCCTACGTGACTCAGCACCCCCTTCTGAGCCGGGAGGGGTGGCGGGAACGGGGTTCGGCATCGGCAGGCCACTGGGCCCCTCCTACGGGAGCGCGGGTGCCCAGAGGGACAGGCAAGAGACAGCTGGCGCTGATCGACAGCCCCGGTCGAGGCCAGGTTggcgggggaggggaaagaggtgTATGAAGGGGGTTGTATTTATAGCCCCGGAGCGGGGGCAGAAACCCAATCCGGGCTTTCGGCTGGGAAATAACTGGAAAGTCTCCAGTGGGAGAACAGAGACGTAGGGCCCAGGTACAGATGGCGCTCCCCTTGCCTGGTGCAGCAAGACGGGTTTCCTCAAGGGCCCCCTAGCAGGTTCCACTTCCTTTTCTGAGTATTTAGACATTGTCGTGTgcctacacaaacacatacacacacacacacacacacacacacacgtcatttgGTTGTGGAACTTTGGTGCTGCAGGGGTTAAATTATGGGCCGCCTGAACGGAGCCGCAGGCTGCCTGGGCTCCAGTATACCTGTATTGCCTGCACCTGCCGTCAGCTCTTCCCCGCATTATCGCTGCTATTTCCGTGCGGGCTGAGGCGGAGGATGGAGGTGGTGAAGCAACGCAaagtgtgggggtggaggtggggagaggagccAGATGGGATTGATCCCCCCAGGGCCAGATGGGATTTAAAGTGGGGGTTCCGGCATCCGGATGGCCAGAATGGTCAGTTGATACCAGATGGAAGGTTGAGACACCTTTTTGCCcacaggaaagaaggagagagtgtTGTAAGAAATTTTAGTTAATCTTCAAGGCAAAGCTTAACCAAGTAGGAGGCTGCTGGCTATAAATTGTAAAACATATTTCTAGAAGCAGCCGGAAAGTCAGTCAGTCTGTTATCTCTGTTTCTGCTCCACCTCCACCCATGGTTgctgcagccctgcctgtcctgtgtgcatgccctctctgtcctctctgggtaTCCTGTGGCTGTAACAGGATTATGCAGTTCTCTCTCACTTAATAAATTCTCTACCAAGAACTAGGCCAAGGGGTCTGACTGCCTTACCGGACTTCTGGGGAGCCCTGTACTTAGAATACTGGAGAGCCTGCCAGCTGCTTTTGACCTCTGTCAGCCCCAACCTTACTGTacttttaccaactgagtcatttAGCTAATAGGCAACAGGGTGGGAGGGAACCTtatgaaatggggggggggggttgttgatGTGGCACTTACACTGTGACCTTCTCTGTATCCCCCCAGCGTCAGTGCATTACAGTCCATGTGGGGCAAACAGGTGTCCCAGTGGGTAATGCATGCTGGGAGCTCTACTGTCTGGAACATGGTATTCAGCCTCATGGGCAGATGCCCAGCGATAAGACCATTGGTGGAGGGGATGATTCTTCATCACTTTCTGTGAAACTGGAGCTGGAAAGCATGTGCCTGAGGCAGTTTTTGTGGATCTGGAGCATACTGTCATTgatgagctggggggggggggggcgtggaaaGTGGAGAGTGTCTCTCTTTAAGAGTGTCTTGACTGGGTTTTTGTGATCGTGAAGCCTCTTGGCTTTATTTGAAGCTGAACAATGCTGACCCCACGCTGGCAGAAGGATAACGTAGCTCTTACATTTATCTTCAGCTGCCACtctgagggtggggaggaggaaggtctCGGCTGAGCATAGCCCTGTGGTTTTGCCCTAGCAATGTGATCTGTGGTCTTTCAGATGAGATCCGAAATGGCCCATACCGCCAGCTCTTCCACCCAGAGCAGCTTATCACTGGGAAAGAAGATGCAGCCAACAATTATACTGGTGGCCATTACACCATTGGAAAAGAGATCATCGACCCAGTAGTGGACTGGATCCGAAAGCTGGTGAGACTGCAgcctggtgggggcgggggtggggggctttggACTCTGTGCTCAGGGAAAGTGATTTTTCAGATCCATTCCTGGGATCATTTCTAGTTGTGTTTTAGAATTTGTTGCTGTTAGGGGACAGTCAGCCTTTGCCCTAACATCTGAGCTATTTTAGGCCTCATAAAACTAGAAGAAACTTCCTCAGGCCTTTCCCCTGCCTATATTGCTCTTTCCTCCTTGCCTTTCAGTCTGATCAGTGCACAGGAATTCAGGGCTTCCTAGTATTCTACAGATTTGGAGGGGGCACCAGCTCTGGCTTCACCTCTCTGCTGATGGAGTGGCTTTCTGTCAGATACGACAAGAAGTCCAAGCTGGATTTCTCCATCTACCTAGCTCCACAAGTGTCCACAGATGTAGTAGCTCCCTATCACTTTTTCCTAACCACCCATATCACCCTGGAACACTAAGACTGGACCTTCATGGTGGACAATGTGGCTGTTTATGGCATCTGCCGCCACAACCTGGATATTGAGTTCCCTATCTATACCAACCTCAACTGCCTTGTCAGTCAAATTGTATCCTCCATTACAGCTTCTTTGCACTTTGATGGGGCTCTCAACATGGACCTGAcagagttccagactagcctggttCCCTATGCTCAAATCTACTTCTCCTTGGTCACCTTTGCACCACTCATTTCTGCAGAAAAGGCCTACCATGAACAGCTGCCAGTGCCAAAGATCACCAATGCCTGCTTTGAGCCTGCCAACCAGAAGGTGAAGTATGACCCTTGGTATGGCAAGTACATGGCCTATTGCATGCTGTAACAGGAGATGTGGTGGTTAAGGATGTGAACGCTGCCATCGCTGCCATCAAGACCAAGCACAGCATCCAGTTTGTGGACCGGTGTCCCACAGGCTTCAAGATTGGTTTCAACTACCAGCCACTTACTGTGGTGCCTGGAGGTGACCTGAACAAGGTACAGCATTCAGTTTCCATGCTGAGCAACCCAAGTGGCATTGTTGAAGCCTGGGCCCACCTAGACCACGAGTTTGACTTGATGTATGCCAAGAGAGCTTTTGTACACTTGTGTGGGGGTGAGGGCATAGAGGTGGGTGAGTTCTCTGAGGCTTGAGAGCACATGGATGCCCTAGAAAATGATTATGAGAAAGTAGGCATCAAGTCCtatgaggaagaggatgaagtaGAAGAATAGACAGCTACTTGGAGCCTGTTCACTGTGTTTATTGAAAAATCATCTCCAAATAAAGTCTCCTGGCATAGTTTCTTGTCCCCTTTGTTACTGCCTGAGCTCTTGCTGTCTCCTTTTCTGCTGTAGCTGCTAACTCCTGCTGTGTGCTGATGGtgcccttttattttattcttacagGGCTGAAGGTGAGACTTGCCAAGGGGCCCTGCACCAAGCCCAAGAAAGTATGAACCTAAGGACTTTGACCTAAGTGCCTAAGCAATCCCAGGATAGGAAAGAAACAAGGACCAAATTGGGAACTCATCTGTCTAGCTACAAACTATTGCAAGATACAAGTCTTCActtttctaaatataaaccaATGCCTGGTAGTTTCTGTGATCAATAGTTGCACTGCTTTTttcttgctgctgcttctttcaATGGAAAGATTGGCCTGGGCTCCTTTGAACCCTGAGGGCTTGGAGATGGAGGCTGGGTGGGACTGAAGTTTCTGGGCATAGAGCCACTTCACACACTTGGGGGATGGGCGGGAACAAGGACACTCTCCTAGTTGTTTGTACCATTGCACCTCTGGCAGCTTTGTATAGCTTGCTGTCTATCTTGGTTTCTGGGGCTGGAACTATGCTATTAAAAGTCAGGTCGTCTCCCCtctgtttgtgctttctttggCTTCACCCTCTGCTTGAGGCGGGTGCCTCCTGCCTGGACCCTAGGGAAAAATTAGACTTCACTAATAGGCACCCTAGGACTCATGTTGACGTCAGCACCTAGGGGTGGTCATGGCTTGGGGGAGGAAGCTTCAAAGTCTTCAGAACAGGAGCAccaaccctgcccttgcctcccctCCCTGGTGATTCAGGGACGCAGTGCCCTTCCCTGAGGAACGGGTTTAAAACCCAGCTAAGGCAGGGTGCCTGTTTACTCAGCAAATGGGGCAGGAAGTGGCTGCTGGATGCTGCCACAGGCTAGTAGCCTCATCAATTATTAACTATGTGTGAGCTAGAAGAGTCAGGGAGACTGGAAAAATGGCTGCCAGCTTCACTCCCTTTGTCCTCCGCTGAGAAGGGAGACCTGGTGTGCTTCCACCCAGAGGTCATGGACTTGGCAagcctgctgagctgagctgttcTGACTAAGCAACCCACCCTGGGAACGAATGACAAAAAGAGTGTTTTCAAGGGGCCCCTGTTCCCACTGCTGGCACAGGGAGGAACCAGCTCAGGCTGGGGGTTCTCTGGTTTTGACTAAGGCAAGCTTAAGGACCTGCCTGCTGTTAAGCAGCCAGATCTTAAGAAGCACATCTGCGTCCTGACACCATACCAGTTCCTCTTCGGAGGCTATTCCCTTGGAAATAGCAATCAGACAATTCATTCTCCTTTCCCTCCAGACACACTGACCTAAAATACACAtggtttgttttcactttattcTGTTTACCTATTCTCCTGCTCCCAGATTTGGAGGCAGAACATGATGTGCACCCAGCAACCCAGTTGAGCCATATTTTCTGGTTTACTTTCTCCCAACTCGCCCTAGGCTCCTTGCCCAGGTCTTGGGATAAAAGAACAGAACATACTAGGACCCGCCATCCTTGCCCCTAGCTGTATGAGCCATCCTGAGTAGAACGGAAGGAGTTCCGATGAGGGTGTTTCAGGGTCATCTTCCCAACATGGCCATTGGTTTGGTCAGATTTGCGTGGTGTGCTGGCCAGGAGCTGGTGGCTGCAACGCCTCCAATTGACTGACGAGGACAGGAACGTGAGGGCGCTGCTGGGGGTCCACAGTCATCACGGAGGCCAAAAGCTGTCGCAGTGCTGAAGAGTGCCTGTGggaggtggagggcagaggcCCAGAGGTTCCAGTCCAGGCTAAGATCCCAACTTGGCCAACTAGGCAAAAGTCTGCCACACTCGGTGTCCCTTACTGCTCACCTGGGGCTTTGTGGGATGTTGAGTTCATTCTGCACAGCAAGGGCCACACTGTCACCCTTCTGGAACACCATATCATAGGGGCCTTCCCCAAACATCATGGCATAAAGCACACAGCCTAGGGACTGAGCAGAATTTGGTTAGTTTCTGGCAGGTGAGAAATGGCAGCTCGCTCCTTATTGCTATGGTAAAAGGAGACCATGTAAGCTAAAGATATGCCAACCTGACCCAGAGGAACTCTGTTAGCAGGAAGCCTCCGCAGCCCCTGCTTAGCTGCTGCCCCTGGCAGTTCAGCCACAGAGATTGCACAGCTTCTTGAGAACATCTCGGTGATGGTTCCAGGAAGGAAGTGAGAGGTATGGAGACACACTGTGGTTCTGGGGTTCgtgcaacagaaagcaaaggtcTCCTTCCTATTACTCCACGCTGCACCCTTCCCCACCCAGGTTCCCACCCACATGCTCCTCACCCAGACATCAGTCCGCTCATCGATGACACAGTGGCTCTGCACAGAAAAGAGTTCAGGTGCCCGGTAGGAGATGGTGCACCGCTGGGCCGCCCAGT
This genomic interval carries:
- the Tuba4a gene encoding LOW QUALITY PROTEIN: tubulin alpha-4A chain (The sequence of the model RefSeq protein was modified relative to this genomic sequence to represent the inferred CDS: inserted 2 bases in 2 codons; substituted 2 bases at 2 genomic stop codons), which translates into the protein MPSDKTIGGGDDSSSXFCETGAGKHVPEAVFVDLEHTVIDELGGGGAWKIRNGPYRQLFHPEQLITGKEDAANNYTGGHYTIGKEIIDPVVDWIRKLSDQCTGIQGFLVFYRFGGGTSSGFTSLLMEWLSVRYDKKSKLDFSIYLAPQVSTDVVAPYHFFLTTHITLEHXDWTFMVDNVAVYGICRHNLDIEFPIYTNLNCLVSQIVSSITASLHFDGALNMDLTEFQTSLVPYAQIYFSLVTFAPLISAEKAYHEQLPVPKITNACFEPANQKVKYDPWYGKYMAYCMLXTGDVVVKDVNAAIAAIKTKHSIQFVDRCPTGFKIGFNYQPLTVVPGGDLNKVQHSVSMLSNPSGIVEAWAHLDHEFDLMYAKRAFVHLCGGEGIEVGEFSEAXEHMDALENDYEKVGIKSYEEEDEVEE